In Pleuronectes platessa chromosome 8, fPlePla1.1, whole genome shotgun sequence, the genomic stretch AATACGTGGAGAAAACTGCAAAGCGTCACTCTATTTTTTTTAGCATTAATGAAAATACTGCTGGACCAACAGAAGCGAGCGGAGgccaaactgaaccaaaccatCGGAAAAGAGGCACAGACATAATGTCTGCTCACACCAGAGTCGTCAACAAGAGGAGGGAGACGATCACAGCTCTGCCTCTGTACTACTCTGGACAACTGTGGAAGAAAAACACCAGTGAGAAGGTGAGGACAAAGATGGGAAACATACCCAGTGTACAAGCAGAGCCAAATGATGAGAAGCAAATCAGATAAGCAGGAGATTAAAGAAATGATCAACCGTGCAATGATGTGAAATTTCAGTATCTAAGAATATGGTTAGTAAAGATGACTGCATTTAATTCAGCTTCATACGCGAGGGCAGTGATTGAAGAGGTCCTTGATAAATACTATAAATGtgtataaaaaatacattagtATTATAGTAAATATAGATATAGCTCACTATCCAGATCAATGGTCAGTGACTAACTGGATTCTTTCATTAACACGTTAGGAACTGATTTTTGTGAAATCTGCCAAGTACATAGTAACTAGAGCTGGAGAAAAATAACTACAATAACTTTAGCAAAACTACAATAAAGTGAGAGAATAAAGTGGCAAAAACCTTTACAAACATTTCGAAAAAAGTAACATAGAAAGCATGAGTCCCCCAAAACTTCACCTATGTGCATGTATCAGTAAATAACCCAGTAACTCTCCGGCACTGGGAGAAGGTGAATGCTGAAGAACATTAGTTGAAAGGGACATTTGTGATTTTTAGGATTTCAAGAATTACTATGGAGAGCTCCGTGGAGCCACGCTGTTTCTGTACAACGATGAATCACAGGATACAGTAAGCAAACTTtctatattatttaaatttgttctttatttagattaagaaaatgataaaacagaTATTATGAAGAAAGGAAACACTGTTAAGGGGCAATAATAAGCCACAGAAGAAGTAAAACACTTATTTAGATCGAATGGTGCATGTTTTAGTGTAGTGGATCCACGTAACTCGTTTTCTCTCTCAGTACATAGAGAAgctggacctggagcagcttACGTCCATGGAGTCAAATTGTCCGTATCAGAGGAAGACGCCGACCATCTTCACCCTCAGCCTGCACACAGAGGAGGTGCAGCTGAAGGTGAGaccaacttttctttttctcttcattCACATGGTTTTAGCGTCCAGGTCCAGAAATATTCAAAAACTAGATCGATCTATAAAGTGATATTAATTTTCAAATTCACCCTAACAGCAGTGGTCTGGTTGATTGAAATAACCAAAACAATGTTTgcatcttttctttgtttgtggtttgttgtttgtgtgactgtgcaGATGGACAATCCTTACAcaggagaggagtggagggcTTACATCCTGACTATGgtcaaagtaaacacacacacacacacacaaacacacactatgctgacagtgtatgtgtgttcctGCTTGTAAAAAGTACATTAACAAACCTGCTCCAAAGACAGGAATCAAACACTAACTGtagttttttctttatgttttggACACGTTTTGAAAATTATACCTGAATTCTTCTTTTAGAAATACaatgaataataaattatttcCTGGTTAATAATTAGGTGATAATTACACGGTTCAAATGGACCAACTTCCCTTACGACTGACAAGATTACAAGCAAGAGAGGAAGAATATCTACGGACACAGTTTTCCTACCTTATGATCCTGAATTATATGCATAAACTTTAGGTTGAATCTATGCTATCTATAgtatcgacacacacacacacaaaaggacaGGGGTACAAACATGATCCTGCTTCCTGTTCCGTCGGCACGTAGGGCATCAGTCAGTTGTTTCCTCGTGTTTCCTTGTAGAGGGAGATTCCCGGTGaccttcagctgctgcctggacagatgatgctgctgcttgaCGCTCTGGcgagggagaaaaggagaaaccCCCCCGCGTCACACCCACCGCTCCCGCCCCGACcatccttcctcccttcttccACATCGTCACCCTCCTCTCAACCAGCTGAGGACCATCCAGACTACATCACCCCTGACCAGCCTGCGTGAGaaaatgtttctctttcacaaatacaaaacattcaaatacaaaTGAATAGTTATTATAGACAACCATTCTATAacagacagtttgttttctCCTACACTGATGAACATTTTGTCAGCTTCCTGTCCCCGGCTCTCTGAAATGAAAATACCTGCATATTTTTACCAGGTGTTTATTTGTCCTCTTATTCCTGCAGGTGCTTCTTCGATGTGACGCGGCAGGAGGCTGAGAGGATGCTGGAGGCCAACCCAGAGTACGGAGGCATCATCATCCGCCCGTCCAGCTTCAACAACATCTACGCTGTGACCATCAGACGACTGACACCCAGGTCGATCTCAGCCTCTGACATTACAGACCAATATAGGAATGTATATATTTAGCTCAACttttcaaataattaaaaatccTTGGCTTTTCAGTTCTACTTgagttcagtgtttgtgttaggGAAGAGAAGTGTCCTTAACAAATTAAGATGTATTGTATTGTCCACTGTATGCAAACATGTGATCTTTGCATACAGTTGACAATTAACAGGGGGGTGTAAAGGAAGAAGATgtacacagaaaataaatggtGACAAGTCTTCATGATAAAGAACTACTTCAAATCAggcacaaatattcacttggactcaaggaggACATGATTAGAGTtcgggggtcaaaggtcatgggaAGGCTATTATGACCTCACAAACCGTAAAAACGTTTTGCCTCATGTACACAATATCTTAAGAACGCCTCGAAGGAAACCTTTTTCAATTCGACTCACAGATAAAATTATTAGATATGGGTGTTCAAAGGTCAACACTCACCGTGGCCTCACAAATTAAGTTTTTGGCCCCTTGAGCACGATCAAGTCGGCCTACAGATTTTGACCAGTTTGCATTTGGACTCAAAGGTGATCAACGTATTGACAGGTGgttgttcttctcctcctcctcctccctgtgtttTTCAGAGGGCCTTTGATGAAGAACTACAGAGTGGcctgcacaaacacagggtATGTCATCGAACTCCTCCCACCAGTAAGTCCTGCAGCTCTTTACATAACTTTGAACTAATGAGGACATGCATCTCACATGGCCTCGGGGGAAAGAAAATCTTAGCATCTGAGTTCTTCAAATTAGCTGCTGAACAGCACAGCGAGCTGGGTTTACTattcaggaaaataaaatattgtagCAGTGGGAGAGTGAATAATTGTGATAATGTGCTTGCTAAGAGACAGGTCTCACCCTCCaccatacagtgccttgcataagtattcaccccccttggactttttcccattatgtactgttactaactggaattcaaatagacttaaataaactttttcccgtttgatcaacaaaacatgcatagtactttggaggtgcaaaataaattttattgtgacacaaacaataatgagaacaaaaaagttgacatctgttgggtgcataagtattcacccccctgtgtcaatacttggtagaaccccctttcgctgcaattacagctgcaagtcttttggggtatgtctctaccagctttgcacatctagagatggaaaggtttgtccattcttcttggcaaaaaagatgaagctcagtcagattggatggagaccgtctgtgaaccgcaatcttcaagtcttgccatagattctctattggattgaggtctgggctttgactgggccattttaagacattaacattctttaatccaaaccattcctttgtagctctggctgtatgtttagggtcattgtcctgctggaagatgaacctccgccccagtctcaagtcttatgcagactgcatcagattttcttcaaggatttccctgtatttggctccatccatctttccctctattctgaccagtttccctgtacctgctgaagagaagcatccccacagcatgatgctaccaccaccatgtttcactgttgggatggtgtgctcagggtgatgggcagtgttgggttttcgccacacatggcgttttgcattgaggccaaaaagttcaattttggtctcatctgaccagaggaccttcttccacatgtttgctgtgtctcccacatggcttctggcaaactccaaacgggattttttatggatccctttcaacaatggctttcttcttgccactcttccataaaggccagatttgtggagtagacgactaatagttgtcctgtggacagattctcccacctcagctgtggatctctgcaactcctccagagtaaccatgggcctcctggttgcatctctgattaattttctccttgtccgactcttcagtttgggtggacggcctcctcttggtaggtttgcggttgtgccatattctttccattttcttatgatggattttatggtgctcagagagatgttcaaagctctggatatttttttataacctaaccctgcttcatatttctccacaactttatccctgacctgtttggtgagctccttggtcttcatgatgctgtttgttcagtaatgatctccaacaaactctgagtccgtcacagaacaggtgtatttatactgagattaaattgcagacaggtggaccctatttactaattttgtgacttgcaaatgtgacttgtgaatgcaattggtcgcaccagatctttgctaggggtttcacagtaaagggggtgaatacatatgcactcaacacttttcagatttttatttgtaaataattgtgaaatccatgtaatatttccccccacttccaaatgatgcactattttgtgttggtccattacataaactcacgatgaaataaattttaatctgtggttataccatgacaaaacgtagaaaagtccaaagggggtgaatacttatgcaaggcactgtatataaggATCCAAAATGATAGGTTTACACCCATTTTAAATGATGAATTACTGCAGTAAGAGACTGTAAGATTTTTGAATCTGTATTCACAAGGACTCATAATAACTACTGTCATTACATCTGGTCTCAATACATCTGCAGAAGAGGTTCTGTTTTCCCTCCTGTCTGTTGGTTGTTTTGTTAGCAAGATAACACAAAGATTACTGGATGGATTAAAAGGAACCAATTCCATTTTTGTTCAAATCCAAATCAGGGGACAGGTCCAGGATtagattttttactttcttgaacATTGCAATTTTTCTGCATTTCCACCATTTTCCCGgggataattcatggatcttgattatttaaagaattcatttcacagagtgtgtgaaatttgatcAAATTTAAGGGGAATGTGAAATGAAGAAAGTAATATGAAAGtattgctgtgttgtgtttgatatTTTAATGTCAGGCCCCCTGATTATATTAGCAACAGCATTATTCCTCACTACGTTTATTTGCTAAGATTTGTTACTGTTAAGTAATGTATTGAAGTGTGTTGACTTAGGTTgcattgtgtatttgtatttttgtttggaAGAGTGAACAAAATGGAATTCTGTTTTGTGAAGTCATGATAGAGAATTTAaacatacatatacaaataaaagataATCAAAATTCTGCCTGCGATGGACAGCATAAAGTGAGCCTCTCTTtctgcatctcctcctctctgtaggtGACGGTCTCCTCCATGAATGAAGTATTGAAATACTTCATTGAAAAGACACAGAGCCGTCCCTATGCGACGTCTGAGCCCTACGACTTCCTCATTGGTGAGAACACTGCTTGCAGAAATAGCCTCAGTATGAGAATACAGCTTCtcactgtgtttatgtgtgcagaGGATCCACCTGCTCCAAACTGCATCAGCATCACCTCACCTACACCTAAAACGATACCCAAGGCACAAGTGGCGCCAATGCTGTGCCCGCAAATCCAGAAGGAGCTCGAGTTCCTTCTAAGTAAGCCAGCGGAGGATGAATATGTGGTTCCTGAGGATCACACGCCTGATTACCAGAACCTATGTCATGGTGAGAATGAGTGAGAGTATTGGTCTTGCTCAGCACAGCAGACAAGGtgtttatatacagtgccttgcataagtattcaccccctttggacttttctacattttgtcatggtataaccacagattaaaatttatttcatcgtgagtttatttaatggaccaacacaaaatagtgcatcatttggaagtggggggaaatattacatggatttcacaattatttacaaataaaaatctgaaaagtgttgagtgcatatgtattcaccccctttactgtgaaacccctaacaaagatctggtgcgaccaattgcattcacaaatcacatttgcaagtcacataattagtaaatagggtccacctgtctgcaatttaatctcagtataaatacacctgttctgtgacggactcagagtttgttggagatcattactgaacaaacagcatcatgacgaccaaggagctcaccaaacaggtcagggataaagtt encodes the following:
- the LOC128445400 gene encoding signal-transducing adaptor protein 1; this encodes MSAHTRVVNKRRETITALPLYYSGQLWKKNTSEKDFKNYYGELRGATLFLYNDESQDTYIEKLDLEQLTSMESNCPYQRKTPTIFTLSLHTEEVQLKMDNPYTGEEWRAYILTMVKREIPGDLQLLPGQMMLLLDALAREKRRNPPASHPPLPPRPSFLPSSTSSPSSQPAEDHPDYITPDQPACFFDVTRQEAERMLEANPEYGGIIIRPSSFNNIYAVTIRRLTPRGPLMKNYRVACTNTGYVIELLPPVTVSSMNEVLKYFIEKTQSRPYATSEPYDFLIEDPPAPNCISITSPTPKTIPKAQVAPMLCPQIQKELEFLLSKPAEDEYVVPEDHTPDYQNLCHGENE